A window of Ignavibacterium sp. contains these coding sequences:
- a CDS encoding GIY-YIG nuclease family protein encodes MYTVYTIYSEKFNKIYIGQTENIERRMFEHNNGLLSVYSKRYQPW; translated from the coding sequence ATGTACACAGTATATACAATCTATTCAGAGAAGTTCAACAAGATTTATATTGGTCAAACTGAAAATATTGAGCGCAGAATGTTTGAGCACAATAATGGTTTGTTATCAGTTTATTCAAAAAGATATCAACCGTGGTAA
- a CDS encoding response regulator transcription factor: protein MQKLKLYIVDDSPYVRKSLVRVFSEVEKVEIIGEGANVKSALKFLSENDPDVCLLDYNLPDGTAVDLIKYSSYKSKDVINIVISNFADEQMKKMILRAGANYFFDKANEIDELTDLIIKLASEKK from the coding sequence ATGCAAAAACTAAAATTATATATTGTAGATGATTCACCTTATGTAAGAAAAAGCTTAGTGCGTGTATTCAGTGAAGTTGAAAAAGTTGAGATAATTGGGGAAGGTGCAAATGTTAAATCTGCACTAAAATTTCTTTCAGAAAATGATCCGGATGTATGCCTATTGGATTATAATTTACCAGATGGTACTGCTGTGGATTTAATAAAATATTCGAGTTATAAAAGCAAAGATGTTATTAATATTGTAATTTCTAACTTTGCTGATGAACAAATGAAAAAAATGATATTGCGTGCAGGTGCCAATTATTTTTTTGATAAAGCAAATGAAATTGATGAATTAACTGATCTGATAATAAAACTTGCCTCAGAGAAAAAATAA
- a CDS encoding response regulator transcription factor: MKPLKVYLADDHLLIREGLKKILSSEKNFTIVGESGDPDEVLDFINDNEVDILILDLNMPGRSGLDILKHVKNIKPEVKVLILSMYSEDQFGERTIKAGASGYITKESASEELLNALHKIAKGGNYVSPAFAEKLLFRKQNIPDKKPHEILSDREFQIMILLAKGKTQVEISNELALSSSTVNTYRSRILEKLNLKSNAEIIRYAIQNNLI; encoded by the coding sequence ATGAAACCATTGAAAGTCTACTTGGCCGACGACCATCTACTCATTAGAGAAGGATTGAAAAAAATCCTTTCATCTGAAAAAAATTTTACGATTGTTGGAGAATCCGGTGATCCCGATGAAGTTCTTGATTTTATAAATGATAATGAAGTTGATATTCTGATACTTGATTTAAATATGCCCGGCAGAAGCGGTTTGGATATTCTTAAGCATGTAAAAAATATTAAGCCGGAAGTTAAAGTTCTGATTTTAAGCATGTATTCAGAAGATCAGTTTGGTGAAAGAACAATTAAAGCCGGTGCTTCCGGATATATTACTAAAGAATCAGCTTCTGAAGAATTACTAAATGCTCTTCATAAAATCGCTAAAGGTGGCAATTATGTAAGTCCGGCTTTTGCAGAGAAATTATTATTCAGAAAACAAAACATTCCTGATAAAAAACCACACGAGATTCTCTCCGATCGCGAATTTCAAATAATGATTCTATTAGCTAAAGGTAAAACTCAGGTCGAAATTTCAAATGAACTTGCTCTCAGTTCAAGTACTGTCAATACTTATCGTTCCCGCATACTTGAAAAGCTAAACCTGAAATCGAATGCAGAAATAATTCGATACGCTATTCAGAATAATCTCATCTAA
- a CDS encoding PAS domain S-box protein yields MPENLKQKILSFVRAFKIPLIYLILSTIWIFTSDAFVERLTSNPNELTRLQTVKGWIFVFASTLLLYFLIKYDRKKIEDALRIEKSAREQAELMKKKIADEQEKTKMIIEYASEGIFIADEKGKYIDVNPVGCRMLGYSKEELLEKNLRDLIYYDSSASPLALDKLLAGETVTVERKLKKKDGSILHCEIVAKMLPDKRFQGLVRDISERKHAEDILKQSEERFRAFFNSDVIGTFYGDLNGNVFSANDEFLRILGLTKEDIVNEKIRIQNFTPPEYFTLDEENIRSAVVIGSCHPYEKQFIKKNGERIWVLVGFVVVGNKRDEILGYALDLTKLKETEENYKRLYIENEELLQRLQLHLERIPLAYLIIDKDFKIKFFNPEAEKIFGYTNKEVKGKDPYEFLIPESSKPLVEEKRKRWILGDMNANGINENITKDGRIILCEWYNTPILDENGNLVEVISMGIDVTEREKSKEELIKSEQKLRALASHLQSVREEERAAIARELHDELGQILTSVKMNLMMMTKQVIQEDESFDKTIFENEIQSMNEMIEHSVRRLKKLISELRPEVLDNLGLIPAVEWLVEQFISRSGIKVNYSPKIKNIDLPKDKQLNIYRIIQESLTNVLRHSQANEINLNIFESDNNICIEIKDNGRGFSLDKLDPLHSIGITGMKERALTFGAKLKIESLPGSGTSVLLSVPKNNN; encoded by the coding sequence ATGCCCGAAAACCTAAAGCAAAAAATATTAAGTTTTGTCAGAGCATTTAAGATTCCTCTTATCTATTTGATATTAAGCACAATCTGGATTTTCACATCAGATGCATTTGTGGAAAGACTCACTTCAAATCCGAATGAGTTAACAAGACTTCAGACCGTTAAGGGTTGGATATTTGTTTTTGCATCAACTTTACTTCTGTACTTTTTAATAAAATATGATAGAAAAAAAATTGAAGATGCTTTGAGAATCGAAAAGTCTGCAAGAGAACAAGCCGAGCTGATGAAAAAGAAAATTGCTGATGAACAGGAAAAAACGAAAATGATAATTGAATATGCTTCAGAAGGAATCTTTATTGCCGATGAAAAAGGAAAATATATTGATGTTAATCCCGTTGGATGCAGAATGCTTGGATACAGCAAAGAAGAGTTACTTGAAAAGAATCTTCGTGATTTAATTTATTATGATAGTTCAGCTTCGCCTCTTGCTCTGGATAAACTTTTAGCAGGTGAGACTGTTACAGTTGAAAGAAAATTGAAAAAGAAAGATGGAAGCATCCTTCATTGCGAAATTGTTGCTAAGATGCTTCCTGATAAAAGATTTCAGGGATTAGTAAGAGATATTTCTGAACGAAAACATGCAGAAGATATTCTAAAACAAAGTGAAGAAAGATTCAGAGCATTTTTTAATTCCGATGTTATTGGAACATTCTATGGTGATTTGAATGGAAATGTTTTTTCAGCAAATGACGAGTTTCTTAGAATTCTTGGATTAACCAAAGAAGATATTGTAAATGAAAAAATCAGAATTCAGAATTTTACTCCACCAGAGTATTTTACACTCGATGAAGAAAATATAAGGAGTGCAGTTGTAATAGGTTCCTGTCATCCATATGAAAAGCAATTCATAAAGAAGAACGGTGAACGGATTTGGGTGCTTGTTGGATTCGTAGTAGTAGGGAATAAACGGGATGAAATTCTTGGTTATGCTCTCGACCTTACAAAGTTAAAAGAAACAGAAGAAAACTATAAGAGACTTTACATCGAAAATGAGGAGTTACTTCAAAGACTTCAGTTGCATCTGGAAAGAATCCCTCTTGCTTATCTGATTATTGATAAAGATTTCAAAATAAAATTTTTTAATCCCGAAGCCGAAAAGATTTTTGGTTATACCAACAAAGAAGTAAAAGGAAAAGATCCTTATGAATTTTTGATCCCCGAATCATCAAAACCTTTGGTTGAAGAGAAAAGAAAAAGATGGATACTCGGTGATATGAATGCGAATGGAATCAATGAGAACATCACAAAAGATGGAAGAATAATATTATGCGAATGGTATAATACTCCAATACTTGATGAAAATGGGAATCTCGTTGAAGTAATATCAATGGGAATAGATGTTACCGAAAGAGAAAAATCAAAAGAGGAGTTGATTAAATCTGAGCAGAAGCTGAGAGCACTTGCCTCACATCTTCAATCAGTAAGAGAAGAAGAAAGAGCAGCTATTGCAAGAGAACTGCACGATGAGCTGGGACAAATTCTTACATCAGTAAAAATGAATCTGATGATGATGACCAAACAGGTAATTCAGGAAGATGAATCTTTTGATAAAACAATTTTCGAAAATGAAATTCAATCAATGAATGAAATGATTGAACACTCAGTAAGAAGATTGAAAAAGCTTATTTCGGAGTTAAGACCAGAAGTTCTTGATAATCTCGGTTTAATTCCTGCAGTTGAATGGTTAGTTGAGCAGTTTATTTCACGTTCAGGAATCAAAGTCAATTATTCGCCAAAGATTAAGAATATTGATTTGCCAAAAGACAAACAATTAAATATATATCGCATTATTCAGGAATCACTAACAAATGTGTTGCGACACTCTCAAGCAAATGAAATTAATTTGAATATATTTGAATCAGACAATAATATTTGTATTGAAATTAAAGATAACGGAAGAGGATTTAGTCTGGATAAATTAGACCCTCTTCATTCAATCGGAATTACAGGAATGAAAGAAAGGGCTTTGACATTCGGAGCTAAACTCAAAATTGAATCACTTCCCGGTTCAGGTACATCGGTATTGCTAAGTGTTCCTAAAAATAATAATTAA
- a CDS encoding EamA family transporter: MAEYKLKGYLAWISVCIVWGTTYLAIRIGVAHIPPMLFAGIRWIIAGVIFVSVLKLSHKKFPPLKDLKHIAVMGLLMLGFGNGLVVTGEQFISSGLAALLITTVPFWIVGFDSLAVKKSVFNKFIISGLLLGLVGVSAIFGDNWKDLFNKDYLIGVLSILGAVIAWSLGSVYSKHKKINAHPLMSAAVQMLVAGIAQTLLGIILGEISQVKINQEGIYSLSYLIVFGSILGYGSYIYAIEHLPLSLVSTYAYINPIIAVFLGWFVLNEKLNFYMIIAAILIIAGVMLVKKGSEVNLVRKLSGTQSST; this comes from the coding sequence ATGGCTGAATACAAACTTAAGGGTTATCTCGCCTGGATTTCTGTTTGCATTGTTTGGGGAACAACTTATCTGGCTATCAGAATTGGTGTTGCTCATATTCCACCAATGCTGTTTGCAGGAATAAGATGGATAATTGCCGGAGTAATTTTTGTAAGTGTGCTAAAACTTTCTCACAAAAAATTTCCTCCGCTTAAAGACTTAAAACATATTGCTGTGATGGGCTTATTGATGTTGGGATTTGGGAATGGTTTGGTTGTTACCGGAGAACAATTCATTAGCAGTGGATTGGCAGCTCTGCTTATTACAACCGTTCCATTCTGGATTGTTGGATTTGATTCACTTGCCGTTAAGAAATCAGTTTTTAATAAATTTATTATTTCCGGTTTACTACTTGGTTTAGTTGGAGTAAGCGCAATTTTCGGAGATAACTGGAAGGATTTATTTAATAAAGATTATCTAATCGGAGTACTCAGTATTCTCGGAGCTGTAATAGCGTGGTCTCTTGGTTCAGTTTATTCAAAGCATAAAAAGATAAATGCACATCCGTTGATGAGTGCTGCCGTTCAGATGCTTGTTGCAGGTATAGCACAAACTTTACTTGGAATTATTCTTGGAGAAATTTCTCAGGTGAAGATAAATCAGGAAGGAATCTATTCGCTTTCCTATCTGATTGTTTTTGGTTCGATATTAGGTTATGGCTCATACATTTATGCGATAGAACATTTACCACTTTCTTTGGTCTCAACTTATGCTTACATCAATCCTATAATTGCTGTATTTCTTGGCTGGTTTGTTTTGAATGAGAAATTAAATTTCTATATGATAATTGCAGCTATTCTAATTATTGCAGGTGTTATGTTAGTAAAGAAAGGAAGTGAAGTAAATTTAGTCAGGAAGTTGTCAGGCACTCAATCGAGCACCTGA
- a CDS encoding S46 family peptidase, with product MKNNLLKRISFLLTSIAIIVSFAFIPPKPDEGMYPLSDIRKLNLNEKGLKISVDELYNPDGASLVDALVRLGGCTGSFVSPEGLIITNHHCVFGSVQRASTIENNYLENGFVAQTKEQEIPAEGLTARITVSYEDVSSEVLQAAENVDDISKRAKAISDKISEIVKREESKDSTIKAEVSEMFVGEQYVLFRYKMINDIRLVYVPPRSIGEFGGESDNWIWPRHTGDFSFVRAYVAPDGSPAKYSKDNVPFKPKRFLTVNPNGINEEDFVFILGYPGRTYKNMPARFVEYHYKYQLPYIQNLFSWLINLYTKRGENDPEFALKISSTIKGLANTEKNYRGKIQGIRNLDLINRKLEEEKNLLKFINSNQELKSKYGKLPDEINQLYDDVFESGRRLFVLNFLRNYVSYYRLADLFVDYKTEQLKDESERKSNYKESNKDKLIAEIENIYKNRKADLEPQIFMKIYGDASEFDELKNIEPFSSFRSVVNEEEYVNKLFANTFIADKERFIERLFDKDFTVENSNDDLIKIANQLYQLKNEEQKRQQIRDGKSNILLAQFNEVKRIWLNKNFIPDANSTLRLTFGYVRGYSPRDAVYYSPISSLKGMIEKSFEGGDYRIYEKIKEVYAKKDFGKFIHPKLNDVPVAFIYNTDTSGGNSGSPIMDAYGRLVGVNFDRCFEATINDYAWNETYSRSIGVDIRFVLWVVQKIGKADFLLKEMNINL from the coding sequence ATGAAAAATAATCTCTTAAAACGAATCAGCTTTCTTCTCACATCTATAGCGATAATAGTTTCATTTGCCTTCATTCCTCCCAAACCGGATGAAGGAATGTATCCTTTGAGTGATATCCGAAAATTAAATCTTAATGAGAAAGGTCTAAAAATTTCTGTTGATGAATTGTATAATCCGGATGGTGCCAGTCTCGTTGATGCGTTAGTTCGACTTGGTGGCTGCACTGGTTCTTTTGTTTCACCCGAAGGATTAATAATTACAAATCATCATTGTGTTTTTGGTTCAGTGCAAAGAGCAAGCACAATTGAAAACAACTATCTTGAAAATGGATTTGTAGCTCAGACGAAAGAGCAGGAAATTCCCGCCGAAGGTTTAACTGCACGAATAACTGTTTCTTATGAAGATGTTAGTTCTGAAGTACTTCAGGCAGCGGAGAATGTTGATGATATTTCAAAAAGGGCAAAAGCAATTTCGGATAAGATATCAGAAATTGTGAAGAGAGAAGAATCAAAAGACAGCACAATTAAAGCAGAAGTATCAGAAATGTTTGTTGGCGAACAATATGTTCTGTTCAGATATAAAATGATTAATGATATCCGACTTGTATATGTTCCACCCAGATCAATTGGTGAATTCGGTGGCGAATCGGATAATTGGATTTGGCCAAGACACACAGGTGATTTTTCTTTTGTTCGTGCTTATGTTGCACCTGATGGCTCTCCGGCAAAATACTCAAAAGATAATGTACCTTTTAAACCAAAAAGATTTTTAACAGTTAATCCAAATGGAATTAATGAGGAGGATTTCGTTTTCATTCTTGGTTATCCCGGAAGAACTTACAAAAATATGCCTGCAAGATTTGTCGAATATCATTATAAATATCAGCTACCTTACATTCAGAATTTATTCTCCTGGCTTATCAATCTTTATACAAAACGAGGTGAGAACGATCCTGAGTTTGCGTTAAAAATTTCTTCAACCATTAAGGGATTGGCAAACACGGAAAAAAATTATCGTGGTAAAATTCAGGGAATAAGAAATCTTGATTTGATTAACAGAAAACTTGAGGAAGAAAAAAATCTTTTGAAGTTTATAAATTCAAATCAGGAACTCAAATCAAAATATGGAAAACTTCCTGATGAAATAAATCAACTTTATGATGATGTTTTTGAAAGCGGAAGAAGACTTTTTGTATTGAATTTTTTAAGAAACTATGTGTCTTATTACAGACTTGCGGATTTGTTCGTAGATTATAAAACCGAACAATTGAAAGATGAAAGTGAAAGAAAATCCAATTACAAAGAATCGAACAAAGATAAACTGATTGCTGAAATTGAAAATATTTATAAGAATCGAAAAGCTGATCTTGAACCACAGATTTTTATGAAGATTTACGGTGATGCATCAGAATTTGATGAGCTGAAAAATATAGAACCATTTTCTTCTTTTAGAAGTGTTGTAAATGAAGAAGAATATGTAAATAAACTTTTCGCGAATACTTTTATAGCTGATAAAGAAAGATTCATCGAAAGATTATTTGATAAAGATTTTACTGTTGAAAATTCTAATGATGATTTAATAAAAATAGCAAACCAACTTTATCAGTTAAAGAATGAAGAGCAAAAAAGACAACAAATAAGAGATGGTAAATCGAATATCCTGCTTGCACAATTTAATGAAGTCAAGAGAATCTGGTTAAATAAAAACTTTATTCCAGATGCAAACAGCACATTGCGTTTAACTTTTGGTTATGTAAGAGGATATTCACCAAGAGATGCTGTTTATTACTCTCCAATAAGTTCATTGAAAGGAATGATTGAAAAATCTTTTGAAGGTGGTGATTACAGAATTTACGAAAAGATTAAAGAAGTTTATGCTAAAAAAGATTTTGGAAAATTCATTCATCCAAAACTGAATGATGTACCGGTTGCATTTATTTATAACACTGATACAAGCGGCGGAAATTCAGGAAGTCCGATTATGGATGCTTATGGAAGATTAGTCGGAGTAAACTTCGACAGATGTTTTGAAGCTACAATAAATGATTATGCCTGGAATGAAACATATAGTCGTTCAATCGGAGTTGATATAAGATTTGTACTTTGGGTTGTTCAGAAAATTGGCAAAGCGGATTTTCTTCTAAAAGAGATGAATATTAACCTTTAA
- the porQ gene encoding type IX secretion system protein PorQ: MKRIFLIPAILVLIISSFSYSQNTYEFLKLDMSARAAALGGSFVANNDDPDVIFYNPAGISMLENNPVSFSFVKHLMDINLASVSFSTEFENLGRFGAAVRYINYGSFDEADEFGNRTGEFGAGELAMIVGYSNLLDANFYYGANVKFIYSSIADRSSNAIAADLGLHYTIPEQFINIGFSILNLGSQISSYYSLKEELPLDVTIGISKKLEKIPVRLSLDFHRLNEDRENFTQRFKAFSVGTEINLSKVLTLRLGYDNERRSDLKIGTTAGIAGFNIGLGAKISEYNFNYGYSSLGLVGALHRIGISTSF; the protein is encoded by the coding sequence ATGAAAAGAATATTTTTAATTCCGGCAATTTTAGTCCTAATCATTTCATCTTTTAGTTATTCTCAAAACACCTATGAGTTTCTTAAACTTGATATGAGTGCCAGAGCAGCAGCGCTCGGAGGCAGTTTTGTTGCCAATAATGATGATCCTGATGTTATCTTTTATAATCCTGCCGGTATTAGTATGCTTGAAAATAATCCCGTTTCATTTTCATTCGTAAAACATTTGATGGATATAAATCTTGCAAGTGTTTCTTTCTCTACAGAGTTTGAAAATTTAGGTAGATTTGGTGCTGCAGTCAGATATATAAATTATGGAAGCTTTGATGAGGCAGATGAGTTTGGAAACAGAACCGGAGAATTTGGTGCAGGCGAGCTTGCTATGATTGTCGGATATTCCAATTTACTCGATGCAAATTTTTATTATGGTGCTAATGTAAAATTCATTTATTCGAGTATAGCTGATCGCTCGTCAAATGCAATTGCTGCGGATTTGGGATTGCATTACACTATACCAGAACAATTTATAAATATCGGATTTTCAATTTTAAATCTTGGTTCACAGATATCAAGTTATTACAGTCTTAAAGAAGAACTTCCATTGGATGTAACGATTGGTATTTCAAAAAAGCTTGAAAAAATTCCTGTAAGATTATCACTTGATTTTCACAGATTGAATGAGGATAGAGAAAACTTTACGCAGAGATTTAAAGCATTTTCAGTGGGAACAGAAATTAATCTAAGCAAAGTATTAACTCTTCGCCTCGGTTATGATAATGAAAGAAGATCAGATTTGAAGATTGGAACCACAGCAGGCATTGCAGGATTTAACATAGGACTTGGAGCAAAAATTTCAGAATATAATTTTAATTATGGTTATTCATCACTTGGATTGGTTGGCGCATTGCACAGAATAGGAATTTCAACTTCGTTTTAA
- a CDS encoding tetratricopeptide repeat protein, with protein sequence MKKIILFIFLLTNLFAQQSDFESRVELGIKQIYNIKFEDAEKTFRSLIADYPNHPAGRFFLAMIDWWKILLDVENESHDEIFFQKLEDVIFQCDKILEKEPDNVEALFFKGGSIGFRGRLRSLRESWLKAADDGREALPIVERASKLDPNNLDVQLGFGIYNYYAAVIPEEYPMIKPLMIFFPSGNKEEGLKQLRNTAFNGKYAKYEARYFLMTIYYRYESNPWQAEEFAKILLDDFPDNPTFQRWLGRIYVRQGKMQLADSLFKDVLRKANENYYGYNFPVALREANYYVGYNYKLNNELDSAKIYLSKCAEISKQIDKEEESGFLINSILYLAQISEAKKLFEEAISYYEQLLKMRDWGNSHSIAEMNLKRLKG encoded by the coding sequence ATGAAAAAAATCATCCTGTTTATCTTTTTGTTGACCAATTTATTTGCACAGCAATCAGATTTTGAGTCTCGTGTTGAATTGGGAATAAAGCAAATCTATAATATCAAATTTGAAGATGCAGAAAAAACATTTCGCTCACTGATTGCTGATTATCCAAATCATCCTGCCGGAAGATTTTTTCTTGCAATGATTGACTGGTGGAAAATTCTGCTCGATGTTGAAAATGAATCCCACGACGAAATTTTCTTTCAGAAACTTGAAGATGTAATTTTTCAATGCGATAAAATTTTAGAAAAAGAGCCTGATAATGTTGAGGCGCTGTTCTTCAAAGGAGGTTCAATCGGATTTCGCGGAAGATTACGATCATTGCGTGAAAGCTGGCTTAAAGCTGCTGATGACGGAAGGGAAGCTTTGCCAATTGTTGAAAGGGCTTCGAAACTTGATCCAAATAATCTTGATGTTCAGCTTGGCTTTGGAATCTATAATTATTATGCTGCTGTGATTCCTGAAGAATATCCAATGATAAAACCGCTCATGATTTTTTTCCCAAGTGGAAATAAAGAAGAAGGTCTGAAGCAATTAAGAAACACTGCATTCAATGGAAAGTATGCAAAGTACGAAGCGAGATACTTTCTGATGACTATTTACTATCGTTATGAATCTAATCCCTGGCAGGCGGAAGAGTTTGCTAAAATTCTTCTTGATGATTTCCCGGATAATCCTACATTCCAAAGATGGCTTGGAAGAATTTATGTGCGACAAGGGAAAATGCAACTTGCTGATTCACTGTTCAAAGATGTTCTAAGAAAAGCAAATGAAAATTATTACGGATATAACTTTCCTGTGGCACTTCGCGAAGCTAATTATTATGTTGGATACAATTACAAATTGAACAATGAACTCGATTCGGCAAAAATTTATTTGTCAAAATGTGCTGAAATATCTAAACAGATTGATAAAGAAGAAGAATCCGGATTTCTAATAAACTCAATTCTGTATCTTGCACAAATAAGTGAAGCAAAGAAACTTTTTGAAGAAGCGATCAGTTATTATGAACAATTACTTAAAATGCGTGATTGGGGAAATTCACATTCTATTGCTGAAATGAATCTGAAAAGATTAAAAGGTTAA
- a CDS encoding glucosyl transferase: MLILSFYKSINQFNNHSVIQPFIQPFIHSITQPFLRSVELFLFLSMTILLFGCKQTTEPKLEAELKLELEDVSCTEAWIKLTTTNLQLPATVNLLQDGNLSETINLLGADTVLYVDSLLPNQTYKFQVTIQLYMPKAGIQPFNHSGLPAEGRHSSNELTVTTMDTTSHNFTWQSWEFGQHSSSTLYDVAIIDENNIWAVGEIYMLDSLGNPDPNAYNAVHWDGTKWELKRIYFYTFCGQQSMGSYPAKSIFAFGPNDIWIGMDGSQVVRWNGQSQSEPICTPVSINKLWGSSSENLFAVGNNGNIAHWDGRKWTKIESGTTVNLKSVSGNNNDLFISGYSLDQSESVLLRLTNYQTRTVWYNNKINGTDPYGNIIYSSKVIDNNLFLSSNRGIYRETLGINNQTKYLFPIPRRVYRIEGEKSNDVYTVGTSSSINHYNGINKREVYIDFTSTSALYGADSKLNTIVGVGTKVQNAIYHKAIIIVGKRN, translated from the coding sequence ATGCTAATATTATCCTTTTATAAGTCAATCAATCAATTTAATAATCATTCAGTCATTCAACCATTCATTCAGCCATTCATTCATTCAATCACTCAACCATTTCTACGCTCTGTTGAGTTATTCCTTTTTTTAAGTATGACTATACTGCTATTTGGTTGCAAGCAAACCACAGAGCCAAAGCTTGAGGCAGAGCTTAAACTTGAACTTGAAGATGTAAGTTGCACAGAAGCTTGGATAAAACTGACAACCACAAATCTCCAATTGCCAGCAACAGTAAATCTGCTGCAAGACGGTAATCTTTCTGAAACAATCAACCTGTTGGGTGCAGACACGGTGTTATATGTTGACTCACTACTACCAAACCAAACATACAAATTTCAGGTAACCATTCAGCTTTACATGCCGAAGGCAGGCATTCAACCATTCAATCATTCAGGTTTACCTGCCGAAGGCAGGCATTCAAGCAATGAGCTTACGGTAACGACAATGGACACCACAAGCCACAACTTTACCTGGCAGAGCTGGGAGTTTGGGCAGCACAGCAGCAGCACGCTTTACGATGTAGCGATAATAGATGAAAACAACATCTGGGCGGTTGGTGAGATTTATATGCTTGACTCACTCGGCAACCCTGACCCGAACGCATACAACGCAGTCCATTGGGATGGAACTAAGTGGGAATTGAAGAGGATATATTTTTATACTTTTTGTGGTCAACAAAGTATGGGTTCGTATCCTGCAAAATCAATTTTTGCTTTCGGACCGAATGATATTTGGATTGGAATGGATGGTTCTCAAGTGGTAAGATGGAATGGGCAAAGCCAATCAGAGCCAATTTGTACACCAGTATCAATCAACAAACTCTGGGGCAGCTCGAGTGAGAATTTATTTGCAGTAGGTAATAATGGCAACATAGCGCACTGGGATGGACGTAAGTGGACGAAGATAGAAAGCGGGACGACTGTGAACTTAAAGTCTGTATCCGGAAATAATAATGATTTGTTTATTAGTGGCTACTCTTTAGATCAGAGTGAGAGTGTGCTATTGAGACTAACAAATTATCAAACAAGAACAGTTTGGTATAACAATAAAATAAATGGCACCGATCCATACGGAAATATAATATACAGTTCAAAAGTAATAGACAATAATTTATTTCTTTCAAGTAACAGAGGCATATATAGAGAGACCTTAGGAATAAATAATCAGACAAAATATTTATTTCCAATACCCCGACGAGTATATCGGATAGAGGGAGAAAAGTCAAATGATGTTTATACGGTTGGTACAAGCTCGAGCATTAATCATTACAATGGAATAAATAAAAGAGAAGTATATATAGACTTCACATCAACATCAGCATTGTATGGTGCTGATTCAAAACTGAATACTATAGTAGGAGTCGGAACAAAGGTACAGAATGCAATATACCATAAAGCAATTATAATAGTTGGAAAAAGAAATTGA